In Cryptomeria japonica chromosome 10, Sugi_1.0, whole genome shotgun sequence, a genomic segment contains:
- the LOC131060662 gene encoding uncharacterized protein LOC131060662 isoform X1, whose product MSRKRAAYTPPLRSNMDDKHASLMQDYLLLQDEYVSLKDQLQTAKLRKTTLLAEVRFLRQRLKMLKYSPIDSKGKESSSRTINCESSIAYTRKSASQAVAPDSSSLSPKNKSLDTTEVPIFWDPHKVIVSEETVKWEGVNDNIGLVSAPRVSVFRNGLNTFATATAGKRKISREDQISLECN is encoded by the exons ATGTCCAGAAAGAGAGCGGCGTATACGCCCCCGCTTCGCAGTAACATGGACGACAAGCATGCGAGCCTCATGCAGGATTATCTTCTACTTCAAGAT GAGTACGTTTCGCTGAAGGATCAGCTGCAGACAGCCAAGCTGAGAAAGACAACCCTGCTAGCAGAAGTCAG ATTCTTGAGACAGAGACTAAAAATGCTGAAGTACTCTCCTATCGACTCCAAAGGAAAAGAATCATCTTCCAGGACTATTAATTGTGAGTCCTCTATTGCCTATACCAGAAAATCTGCTTCCCAAGCAGTTGCACCAGACTCTTCTTCTTTGTCTCCTAAGAAT AAATCGTTGGATACAACAGAAGTTCCTATATTCTGGGACCCACACAAGGTAATTGTTTCTGAGGAGACTGTCAAGTGGGAGGGAGTCAATGACAACATTGGACTGGTTAGTGCTCCGAGGGTATCTGTTTTCAGAAATGGCCTAAATACATTTGCCACAGCAACGGCGGGAAAGAGGAAAATCTCACGCGAAGATCAAATTTCTTTGGAGTGTAATTAA
- the LOC131060662 gene encoding uncharacterized protein LOC131060662 isoform X2, whose amino-acid sequence MSRKRAAYTPPLRSNMDDKHASLMQDYLLLQDEYVSLKDQLQTAKLRKTTLLAEVRRWETGGYVSEKSPLYGDVSNEVSGAGDASESPILETETKNAEVLSYRLQRKRIIFQDY is encoded by the exons ATGTCCAGAAAGAGAGCGGCGTATACGCCCCCGCTTCGCAGTAACATGGACGACAAGCATGCGAGCCTCATGCAGGATTATCTTCTACTTCAAGAT GAGTACGTTTCGCTGAAGGATCAGCTGCAGACAGCCAAGCTGAGAAAGACAACCCTGCTAGCAGAAGTCAG ACGGTGGGAGACGGGCGGATACGTTAGTGAGAAGTCTCCTCTCTATGGAGATGTTTCCAACGAAGTTTCCGGTGCGGGAGACGCGTCCGAGTCTCCG ATTCTTGAGACAGAGACTAAAAATGCTGAAGTACTCTCCTATCGACTCCAAAGGAAAAGAATCATCTTCCAGGACTATTAA